A window from Streptomyces sp. NBC_00271 encodes these proteins:
- a CDS encoding DNA/RNA helicase domain-containing protein: MYLYGGTVAEAARQVGQDTFVATAAQRFAQRFGVPAGTQEVHSWSRSWPALTRALCAAGLEGLHLLLEYSLPATGERIDALVVGEDTDGRLCMVAIELKQWTRAYLTSARPGMVRVGRRTVVHPARQVGGYVHYLQQWVSRDELPLSVRGVAVLHDAPTELIESLRTQAAHGPSAAFPLLGQADLTATPSADALAARLGCAGLRPTGRHRVDELLRTEHRPSPTLLARAGDVIEGRDAFTLIGDQDLARQEVLHAVADAQNQGRKSIVVVTGGPGTGKTVIACRLLGDLCRQQDANPRLLSPSGTLTRQLRRTVGDDFRGLITTFLDKIPATLTPSSVVLLDEAHRARTYPDHRRAGFPLTLGKLIDQAAVTVLFLDERQTVRPTEGITLEELRQHALHSGLSFAHVDLVTQFRCNGSRAYHQWVDQLFAPEGAAPAWTASDYDLAVASDPEQLSAWVGEHTRHGATARITAGFCWPWDSPPTPPLLPEVDIAWGDSDQRRIWARPWNSRADAPDLDHPEVPARPFWATDPGGHHQVGCIYTAQGMEYAYNAVIMGGDLVRRGERWIAEPDASRDPQLRGLPPQRYVRYALNSYRVLATRGTRGTRFYSTDEPTQAYLDRLLPPHHT; encoded by the coding sequence ATGTATCTCTACGGGGGCACGGTGGCTGAGGCCGCCCGCCAGGTGGGCCAGGACACCTTCGTCGCCACGGCCGCGCAACGCTTCGCGCAACGCTTCGGTGTGCCCGCCGGCACCCAGGAGGTGCACAGCTGGAGCCGCAGCTGGCCGGCCCTCACCCGGGCCCTGTGCGCCGCCGGACTGGAGGGCCTGCACCTGCTGCTGGAGTACTCCCTGCCCGCCACAGGGGAACGCATCGACGCCCTGGTCGTCGGCGAGGACACCGACGGACGTCTGTGCATGGTCGCCATCGAGCTCAAGCAGTGGACGCGCGCCTACCTCACGTCTGCCCGGCCCGGCATGGTCCGTGTCGGCCGGCGCACCGTTGTCCATCCCGCCCGCCAGGTCGGCGGCTACGTCCACTACCTGCAGCAATGGGTCAGCCGCGACGAGCTGCCCCTGAGCGTGCGCGGCGTGGCGGTGCTGCACGACGCCCCCACCGAACTGATCGAATCCCTGCGGACACAAGCCGCCCACGGGCCGTCCGCCGCCTTCCCTCTCCTCGGGCAGGCCGATCTGACCGCCACCCCGTCCGCCGACGCCCTGGCCGCCCGGTTGGGCTGCGCCGGCCTGCGCCCCACTGGCCGGCACCGGGTGGACGAGCTGCTACGAACCGAACACCGCCCCTCACCTACGCTGCTGGCCCGGGCAGGCGACGTCATCGAGGGACGGGACGCCTTCACCCTCATCGGGGACCAGGACCTGGCCCGCCAGGAAGTCCTGCACGCCGTCGCCGACGCCCAAAACCAGGGAAGGAAGAGCATCGTCGTCGTCACCGGCGGCCCCGGCACCGGCAAGACCGTCATCGCCTGCCGCCTGCTGGGCGACCTGTGCCGACAGCAGGACGCCAACCCACGCCTGCTGTCGCCCTCCGGCACGCTCACCCGCCAACTGCGCCGGACCGTCGGCGACGACTTCCGCGGACTCATCACCACCTTCCTCGACAAGATCCCCGCCACCCTCACCCCCTCCAGCGTGGTCCTCCTCGACGAGGCCCACCGCGCCCGCACCTACCCCGACCACCGGCGCGCCGGCTTCCCCCTCACCCTCGGCAAACTCATCGATCAGGCCGCCGTCACCGTGCTCTTCCTCGACGAACGCCAGACCGTACGCCCCACCGAGGGCATCACCCTTGAGGAACTGCGCCAGCACGCCCTGCACAGCGGCCTGTCCTTCGCCCACGTCGACCTCGTCACCCAGTTCCGCTGCAACGGCTCACGCGCCTACCACCAGTGGGTCGACCAGCTCTTTGCGCCCGAAGGAGCCGCCCCCGCATGGACGGCATCCGACTACGACCTGGCTGTCGCGTCCGACCCCGAGCAGCTCAGCGCCTGGGTCGGCGAACACACCCGCCACGGTGCCACCGCCCGGATCACGGCCGGTTTCTGCTGGCCCTGGGACTCCCCGCCCACACCGCCCCTACTTCCGGAGGTCGACATTGCCTGGGGCGATTCCGACCAGCGCCGCATCTGGGCGCGCCCCTGGAACTCCCGCGCCGACGCACCCGACCTCGACCATCCCGAGGTACCGGCCCGCCCGTTCTGGGCCACCGACCCTGGTGGTCATCACCAGGTCGGCTGCATCTACACCGCCCAAGGCATGGAGTATGCCTACAACGCAGTGATCATGGGCGGCGACCTCGTCCGCCGAGGCGAGCGTTGGATCGCCGAGCCCGACGCGAGCCGGGACCCTCAGCTTCGGGGCCTTCCACCGCAGCGCTACGTGCGATACGCACTCAACAGCTACCGTGTCCTCGCCACCCGAGGCACCCGAGGCACCCGCTTCTACTCGACCGACGAACCCACTCAGGCGTACCTGGACCGGCTGCTTCCCCCGCACCACACATGA
- a CDS encoding nucleotide pyrophosphohydrolase, giving the protein MTLQVLQDELARFAAEREWEQFHTPKNLAMALAGESGELLEVFQWLTPEQSAQVMEDPTRAVQVREEMADVFAYLLRLADVLGLDLEQALTEKIETNRRKYPVHLARGRADKYTQLGG; this is encoded by the coding sequence ATGACACTTCAGGTCCTGCAGGATGAGCTGGCCCGGTTTGCGGCCGAACGTGAGTGGGAGCAGTTCCACACTCCTAAGAATCTGGCGATGGCGCTGGCCGGTGAGAGCGGCGAACTGCTGGAAGTCTTCCAGTGGCTGACGCCGGAGCAGTCTGCCCAGGTAATGGAGGATCCCACGCGTGCCGTTCAGGTGCGTGAGGAGATGGCGGACGTGTTCGCCTACCTGCTGAGACTGGCCGATGTCCTTGGCCTCGACCTCGAGCAGGCGCTGACGGAGAAGATCGAGACGAACCGCCGCAAGTATCCGGTGCACCTCGCGCGGGGCCGGGCGGACAAGTACACACAACTGGGGGGATGA